The following proteins come from a genomic window of Halorubrum lacusprofundi ATCC 49239:
- a CDS encoding DEAD/DEAH box helicase family protein translates to MRIEFDDGTLLLRDAPDNVPYAEWDDRVDEYRTQAYRYRALLEWAGAWSDGDEQATLHDGFAPALEDAARAYPDLDLTPALHIEPRDYQQAALDAWIDHDRRGSVVLPTGSGKTFLGLQAIADAGVSALVVTPTIDLMNQWHATLTNAFGEQLPEPVGVLGGGSHNVTAITVTTYDSAYRYINEYGDQFGLLVVDEEHHLPAPTYRQIPEMTIAPYRLGLTATYERPDGKHELLEELLGPVVYRENVDELAGEYLSEYETIHMSVDLTADEGETYDEEYQLYRDYVDSHEFDLWKEDGYAEFLKRTSYDPQGRRALIAKQRAERIARTAEKKLDTLDNLIKRHHDDRAIIFTANNDFAYDISQEFIVPCITHQTKTDERTEILERFRTGEYSMLVTSQVLDEGIDVPAANVGIILSGSASKRQYAQRLGRILRPTDDRQPARLYEIITDETMETYVSQRRREGVSA, encoded by the coding sequence ATGCGAATCGAGTTCGACGACGGAACCCTCCTGCTCCGCGATGCACCGGATAACGTCCCTTACGCGGAGTGGGACGACCGCGTCGACGAGTACCGCACCCAAGCGTATCGATATCGAGCGCTCCTCGAATGGGCCGGTGCATGGTCGGACGGAGACGAACAAGCAACGCTGCACGACGGCTTCGCTCCCGCGCTCGAAGACGCCGCTCGGGCCTACCCCGATCTCGACCTCACGCCAGCGCTCCACATCGAACCACGAGACTACCAGCAGGCCGCCCTCGACGCCTGGATCGACCACGACCGCCGGGGCAGCGTCGTCCTCCCCACGGGCAGCGGGAAGACGTTCCTCGGCCTCCAAGCCATCGCTGACGCCGGCGTCAGCGCGCTCGTCGTCACGCCGACGATCGATCTGATGAATCAGTGGCACGCCACGCTCACCAACGCCTTTGGTGAGCAGCTCCCGGAGCCGGTCGGCGTCCTCGGCGGTGGCAGCCACAACGTCACCGCGATCACCGTCACCACCTACGACAGCGCCTATCGGTACATCAACGAGTATGGCGACCAGTTCGGGCTACTCGTCGTCGATGAGGAACACCACCTGCCAGCGCCGACCTACCGTCAAATCCCTGAGATGACCATCGCGCCCTATAGGTTGGGACTGACCGCGACCTACGAGCGCCCCGACGGGAAACACGAACTGCTCGAAGAGCTCCTCGGGCCAGTTGTCTACCGCGAAAACGTCGACGAACTCGCCGGGGAGTATCTCAGCGAGTACGAGACGATCCACATGTCGGTCGACCTCACGGCCGACGAGGGCGAGACGTACGACGAGGAGTACCAGCTCTACCGCGATTACGTTGACAGCCACGAGTTCGACCTCTGGAAGGAGGACGGCTATGCGGAGTTCCTCAAACGCACGTCCTACGACCCGCAAGGGCGGCGGGCGCTCATCGCCAAGCAACGTGCCGAGCGAATCGCCCGAACCGCCGAAAAGAAACTCGACACGCTCGACAATCTCATCAAACGGCATCACGATGACCGCGCCATCATCTTCACCGCGAACAACGACTTCGCCTACGACATCTCTCAAGAATTCATCGTCCCCTGCATCACCCACCAGACCAAGACTGACGAACGCACCGAGATTCTGGAACGGTTCCGGACGGGGGAGTACTCGATGCTGGTGACTTCGCAGGTGCTTGACGAGGGGATCGACGTGCCTGCGGCGAACGTCGGGATCATCCTCTCGGGGAGTGCCTCGAAACGCCAGTACGCCCAGCGGCTCGGCCGGATATTGCGGCCCACGGATGATCGCCAACCGGCACGCCTCTACGAAATCATCACGGACGAGACGATGGAGACCTATGTTTCCCAGCGCCGCCGTGAGGGGGTGAGTGCGTAG
- a CDS encoding DUF790 family protein, which yields MLTANLARSRTTDEEVKPLFIDPTDGRYRETARELIQLFDDHLGEPKGDLEDSIDELTVADTDYKIVQGLAKLLKDECEFEVIASVEPREIRQRLFEKANKRYPIVRQPTLGEDTQKLEVYSWVADELGISLEDCYRGMYADLEANKRLVRIGTRTAEQYASDGDSSTATTTLTGSSAGEYEHTDLTVDWLLTRYNLALAQAVLYDATEMRIRVWDHFGTVFSYVKLFGLMHRIYPIDADGERVGSTDQAAGYEAVLDGPASLFSQSQKYGIRMANFLPALPLCDRWEMAATILIDETTGETRQFTHDHTENLDSHYSAGEHFDSDIERTLAQKWERSNTDWELVREDDIFDLGAQVMIPDFAIEHPDGRRAILEIVGFWTPEYLESKISKIRQVEADNFVLAVSEQLDCASEEFGGVADRVLWFKTGIHVYDVVELADTVAIPSETASASE from the coding sequence GTGCTGACCGCGAACCTCGCCCGGTCACGCACGACCGACGAAGAAGTCAAACCGTTGTTCATCGATCCGACTGATGGACGCTATCGTGAGACGGCACGGGAGCTCATCCAACTGTTCGATGATCATCTCGGCGAGCCGAAAGGCGACCTCGAGGACTCAATTGACGAGTTGACCGTCGCAGATACCGACTACAAAATCGTCCAGGGACTCGCGAAACTCCTGAAAGACGAGTGCGAGTTCGAGGTCATCGCCTCGGTCGAACCGCGTGAGATCCGCCAGCGCCTGTTCGAGAAAGCCAACAAGCGGTATCCGATCGTCCGCCAACCGACGCTTGGCGAGGACACACAGAAACTGGAAGTATACAGCTGGGTTGCAGATGAGTTGGGGATCTCACTCGAAGACTGCTATCGGGGAATGTACGCCGACCTGGAGGCCAACAAGCGACTTGTCCGAATCGGGACGCGGACCGCCGAGCAATACGCCAGTGACGGCGATTCATCGACGGCGACGACGACGCTGACCGGCAGTAGTGCCGGAGAATACGAACACACGGACCTCACCGTGGACTGGCTCCTGACCCGGTACAATCTCGCACTTGCCCAAGCAGTCCTCTACGACGCGACGGAGATGCGGATTCGCGTCTGGGACCACTTTGGGACGGTGTTCAGCTACGTGAAGCTGTTCGGGCTGATGCACCGTATCTACCCGATCGACGCCGACGGCGAGCGCGTTGGAAGTACGGATCAGGCTGCCGGCTACGAAGCCGTGCTGGACGGCCCAGCATCGCTGTTCTCCCAATCGCAGAAGTATGGGATCCGGATGGCGAACTTCCTCCCAGCGTTACCGCTCTGTGACCGGTGGGAGATGGCTGCCACGATTCTGATCGACGAAACGACCGGCGAGACGCGGCAATTCACGCACGACCACACCGAAAACCTTGATTCGCACTACAGTGCTGGCGAGCACTTCGATAGCGACATCGAGCGGACGCTCGCGCAGAAATGGGAGCGCTCGAACACGGACTGGGAACTCGTGCGCGAGGACGACATCTTTGACCTGGGTGCCCAAGTGATGATCCCCGACTTCGCGATCGAACATCCAGACGGTCGGCGGGCAATCCTCGAAATCGTCGGCTTCTGGACGCCCGAGTATCTGGAGTCAAAGATATCGAAGATCCGGCAGGTGGAGGCTGACAATTTCGTGTTGGCTGTCTCAGAGCAATTGGATTGTGCGAGTGAGGAGTTCGGAGGGGTCGCTGATCGAGTATTGTGGTTCAAAACCGGGATTCACGTCTACGACGTAGTCGAACTGGCCGACACAGTTGCTATCCCGTCCGAGACAGCGTCTGCTTCCGAGTAG
- a CDS encoding helicase-related protein, producing MQDLAPGDTILLNDNPAEVIKTYSVGNLDYLRAYVEDVGVKTVCIADVDIEPQREQLGALEPMTADQLHPDHDAVSAEWFDLRSQALQLQIAHEQGQLLSISNSLVRLEPYQLACVNWVMQKLRQRALIADDVGLGKTIEAGLILKELTARNRADRVLFVVPAHLQKKWIRDMDRFFDISPTPADRQWVEGERRRLGEETNIWDQDHQQMVTSMAFLRQEEFREELDDAFWDVVVVDEAHKAAKRGESPSKTSKMVERVADNSDSLLLLSATPHDGKGEAFRSLIEYIDPFLVAEDQDLSKEAVDRVMMRRGKQTIYDDDGERIFPNRDVGTIPVEMTHEERQFYRAVTDYVKNVYNRSEQLNEPAVGFAMALMQKRLVSSIGAIKATLSRRLANLVDQQSTTTNLSEEASAYLEGEDLDEQDQQKAEEELSGLTITESDAQLEEEIETLRDLVSLAEGIPVDSKAQKVRRYIQQLLEEQPNEKILLFTEYRDTLDYILDLVKDEPWADEILVIHGGVDKEDRTRIEDEFNHGQSRLLFATDAASEGIDLQHSCHIMVNYELPWNPNRLEQRIGRLHRYGQEKEVTVWNFSFEDTRESKVFEMLQDKVESIRGQLGNTADVLGMLDDINVDSLIMESIRNDEPASATKEELEELIDERQRTLAEWYERSLIDTTTFDEESRRKIQDVMDQSEDVYGSEADLREFFERGISALGGDVEKAGNNLFRAELPESLRRSRDGDPYGPFTFNREFAMDHEGIEYISPDAELVQELMQQVLDSEQGTVGIKLLPFVDDPGITYNYRVRFEDGTGEVIREEILPVFVDAAHRDPQQRLGQRVIGGDSIIGSPEEGRVRPLLEHEREIRTSADRYISQRVESLRDELQQRRREETQQELDDLEAYAEAERERIETFIADYERKAEAGTDMDIAIRRQRDRLSKLEERIEKRRRELRRKAQVISLAPEVENVCLTLPI from the coding sequence ATGCAGGACCTCGCACCCGGAGACACGATTCTTCTCAACGACAACCCTGCAGAGGTCATCAAGACGTACTCCGTCGGCAACCTCGACTACCTCAGGGCCTACGTCGAGGACGTCGGCGTCAAGACCGTCTGTATCGCCGACGTCGACATCGAGCCCCAACGCGAGCAACTCGGTGCCCTCGAACCCATGACGGCCGACCAGCTCCATCCCGACCACGACGCAGTGTCCGCCGAATGGTTCGACCTCCGCTCACAGGCGCTCCAGCTCCAGATCGCCCACGAACAGGGGCAACTCCTGAGTATCTCGAACTCGCTCGTCCGCCTCGAACCGTACCAACTCGCCTGCGTGAACTGGGTGATGCAGAAACTCCGCCAGCGAGCGCTCATTGCGGACGACGTCGGGCTGGGGAAAACCATCGAGGCGGGACTCATCCTCAAAGAGCTCACCGCACGCAACCGCGCCGACCGCGTCCTGTTCGTCGTCCCAGCCCACCTCCAGAAGAAGTGGATTCGCGATATGGACCGCTTCTTCGACATCAGCCCTACACCAGCTGATCGGCAGTGGGTCGAGGGCGAACGCCGCCGCCTCGGCGAGGAGACGAACATCTGGGACCAGGACCACCAACAGATGGTCACGAGCATGGCGTTCCTCCGCCAGGAAGAATTCCGCGAGGAACTCGACGACGCGTTCTGGGACGTCGTGGTCGTCGACGAGGCACACAAGGCAGCCAAGCGCGGCGAGTCCCCGAGCAAAACGTCGAAGATGGTCGAACGAGTGGCTGACAACTCCGATTCGTTGCTCCTGCTCAGCGCGACGCCACACGACGGCAAGGGCGAAGCGTTCCGGTCGCTCATCGAGTACATCGACCCGTTCCTCGTCGCCGAAGACCAGGACCTCTCGAAGGAAGCAGTCGACCGCGTGATGATGCGCCGCGGCAAGCAGACTATCTATGACGACGACGGCGAGCGCATCTTCCCGAACCGTGATGTCGGAACCATCCCGGTCGAGATGACCCACGAGGAGCGCCAGTTCTACCGAGCGGTCACCGACTACGTCAAGAATGTTTACAACCGCTCTGAACAGCTCAACGAGCCCGCTGTCGGCTTCGCGATGGCGCTGATGCAGAAACGCCTCGTCAGCAGTATCGGGGCGATCAAGGCGACGCTCAGTCGTCGGCTCGCGAACCTCGTCGACCAGCAATCCACCACAACCAATCTGTCCGAAGAAGCGTCGGCCTATCTCGAAGGTGAAGACCTCGACGAACAGGATCAGCAGAAGGCCGAAGAAGAGCTCTCCGGGCTCACTATCACAGAGAGTGACGCACAACTTGAAGAGGAAATCGAGACGCTCAGGGACCTCGTCTCACTCGCTGAGGGAATCCCGGTCGACTCGAAGGCCCAGAAAGTACGTCGATACATCCAGCAACTGCTCGAAGAACAGCCCAACGAGAAGATACTGCTGTTCACGGAATACCGGGATACGCTCGACTATATCCTCGATCTCGTGAAGGACGAGCCGTGGGCCGACGAGATCCTCGTCATCCACGGTGGTGTCGACAAGGAAGACCGCACTCGCATCGAGGACGAGTTCAATCACGGCCAGTCCCGATTGCTCTTCGCGACCGACGCAGCCAGCGAGGGGATCGACCTCCAGCACAGCTGCCACATCATGGTCAACTACGAATTGCCGTGGAACCCGAACCGTCTCGAACAGCGCATCGGTCGCCTCCACCGCTACGGCCAGGAGAAAGAGGTCACGGTGTGGAACTTCTCGTTCGAGGATACTCGTGAGAGTAAGGTCTTCGAGATGCTCCAAGACAAGGTCGAGAGCATCCGTGGGCAGCTGGGGAACACAGCCGACGTCTTGGGGATGCTCGACGACATCAACGTCGACTCGCTCATCATGGAATCCATCCGGAACGACGAACCGGCGAGTGCGACGAAAGAAGAGCTGGAAGAACTCATCGACGAACGCCAGCGGACGCTCGCGGAGTGGTACGAGCGGAGTCTGATCGATACAACGACGTTCGATGAGGAGAGCCGGCGCAAGATTCAGGACGTGATGGACCAGTCCGAGGATGTCTACGGCAGCGAAGCAGATCTCCGGGAGTTCTTTGAGCGGGGTATCTCGGCACTCGGTGGCGACGTCGAGAAGGCAGGGAACAACCTCTTCCGAGCTGAGTTGCCCGAGTCGCTCCGCCGCTCGCGGGACGGTGACCCCTACGGCCCCTTCACCTTCAATCGGGAGTTCGCGATGGACCACGAGGGAATCGAGTACATCTCCCCAGATGCGGAACTGGTCCAAGAGCTTATGCAGCAAGTGCTGGACAGCGAGCAGGGTACTGTTGGGATCAAACTGCTCCCGTTCGTTGATGACCCCGGTATCACCTACAACTATCGAGTCAGGTTCGAGGACGGGACGGGCGAGGTGATTCGCGAGGAGATCCTTCCGGTGTTCGTCGACGCGGCACACCGAGACCCCCAACAACGACTCGGCCAGCGAGTCATCGGGGGAGACAGCATCATAGGCTCGCCCGAGGAGGGTCGCGTCCGGCCGCTCCTCGAGCACGAGCGAGAGATACGAACCTCCGCTGATCGATATATTAGCCAGCGCGTTGAGTCACTCAGAGACGAACTCCAGCAGCGACGGCGCGAGGAGACGCAGCAGGAACTGGATGACCTCGAAGCCTACGCGGAAGCCGAACGCGAGCGTATCGAGACGTTCATTGCCGACTACGAACGCAAGGCTGAGGCCGGTACTGACATGGACATCGCCATTCGAAGACAGCGGGATCGGCTCTCGAAGCTGGAAGAGCGAATCGAGAAACGCCGTCGTGAACTACGACGGAAGGCGCAGGTCATCTCCTTGGCACCAGAAGTCGAGAATGTTTGTCTCACGCTCCCGATATAG
- the pglZ gene encoding BREX-5 system phosphatase PglZ encodes MPATKTLPQCAHDTIESAIDEAADDDPVILWWDDGGYLRDIVEHASTQLRCEFRAAEQTPLELRADAPRDRTVWYVPQPSSDDVDWFKDVEHTGGVVEQHIGKLAARCFENDRLQAATIRTAYEDAAEQSSASPHSHARGDADAREKVAQTLYEELDGEGGLPSLQGLQTKIVLNGHDDPVQFVLEHGTRNLPDGEGLLKIRDLLVDDGVTAVEGESDARTIVERTRRWAVAEWFVDEGLDKALLPQEYQPEPSTGFGVSRPELRSMLSKTERKGELANVYLDPDQRFWHDVLRSYDDPWELVDCPVDASLEHRLWDEWTQSFNAGEYETCASQATQRHDRLDATYGDVPWTQVWEQAIDVATLAAELETWEERGDTSDVVDLYGDVEDGTWQIDNAVFNLIISGEPEAGLPEEHPATATLDRLRSSLTESRYLEYLTDLGDLVVDQIEAGSPFVGEKHAHQFFAEEQEHLQSGQSVALFIVDALRFDLAHELADSIRRELPQLEVDESTWVGTLPSDTEFGKAALTPGSKFSFNIELQDGELVPERSDRKITNHRRQTLLENDGWSYIMQDAEDEVGWSNTRVAYYWNDIDETGEKELTDFEELFSDRIEAISRIICEKLRKGEWDRAYILSDHGFVSLPKHVDIDDLHPPDNAEQVTRRWVAGTGLDDDAPGVLLDEDTHLGYLDDDARVSILADPIQRFRNQGLPDARFYHGGILPQEFVLNFVTITQE; translated from the coding sequence ATGCCTGCAACCAAGACCCTCCCCCAGTGCGCTCACGACACCATCGAGAGTGCCATCGACGAGGCGGCCGACGACGACCCAGTCATCCTCTGGTGGGACGACGGTGGCTACCTCCGAGATATCGTCGAACACGCGAGCACACAACTCCGCTGTGAGTTCCGAGCAGCCGAGCAGACACCCTTAGAACTCCGTGCAGACGCGCCACGCGACCGAACCGTCTGGTACGTTCCCCAGCCCAGTAGCGACGACGTAGACTGGTTCAAGGACGTCGAGCACACCGGAGGAGTTGTCGAGCAGCACATCGGCAAACTCGCCGCCCGCTGCTTCGAAAACGACCGCCTCCAGGCCGCGACGATTCGCACAGCCTACGAGGACGCCGCGGAGCAGAGCTCCGCGAGTCCCCACTCGCACGCTCGCGGGGACGCCGACGCCCGCGAGAAGGTCGCCCAGACGCTCTACGAGGAACTCGATGGCGAGGGCGGCCTGCCGTCGCTCCAGGGCCTCCAGACGAAGATCGTGCTGAACGGCCACGACGACCCCGTGCAGTTCGTCCTCGAACATGGAACACGAAACCTCCCCGATGGCGAGGGCCTGCTGAAGATCCGTGACCTGCTCGTCGACGATGGCGTCACGGCCGTCGAGGGTGAGTCCGACGCTCGGACCATCGTCGAACGAACACGCCGCTGGGCGGTCGCTGAGTGGTTCGTCGACGAAGGACTGGACAAGGCCCTGCTCCCGCAGGAGTACCAGCCAGAACCGAGCACAGGGTTCGGTGTCTCCAGGCCCGAACTCCGGTCGATGCTGAGCAAGACCGAACGAAAAGGCGAGCTGGCGAACGTCTATCTCGACCCCGACCAGCGGTTCTGGCACGACGTCCTCCGCAGCTACGACGACCCATGGGAACTCGTCGACTGTCCCGTCGACGCCTCGCTTGAACACCGCCTCTGGGACGAGTGGACCCAGTCGTTCAACGCCGGCGAGTACGAGACGTGCGCGTCGCAGGCGACACAGCGACACGACCGCCTCGACGCGACGTATGGCGACGTTCCCTGGACACAGGTCTGGGAACAGGCAATCGACGTCGCGACGCTCGCAGCCGAGCTGGAGACCTGGGAGGAGCGCGGCGACACTAGCGACGTCGTCGATCTCTACGGCGACGTCGAGGACGGTACTTGGCAGATTGACAACGCCGTCTTCAACCTCATCATCTCCGGCGAGCCGGAGGCCGGGCTTCCTGAGGAGCACCCAGCTACGGCGACACTCGATAGGCTCCGTTCCTCGTTGACCGAATCGCGATATCTCGAGTACCTCACTGACCTCGGCGACCTCGTCGTCGACCAGATCGAAGCGGGCTCGCCCTTCGTCGGCGAGAAACACGCCCACCAGTTCTTCGCCGAGGAACAGGAACACCTCCAGAGCGGCCAGAGTGTTGCGCTGTTCATCGTCGACGCGCTGCGCTTCGACCTCGCTCACGAACTCGCCGACTCGATCCGTCGCGAGCTTCCCCAGCTCGAAGTCGACGAGAGCACGTGGGTCGGGACCCTTCCCTCCGATACCGAATTCGGAAAGGCCGCGCTCACGCCCGGTAGCAAGTTCAGCTTCAATATCGAACTCCAGGACGGGGAGCTCGTCCCCGAGCGCAGCGACCGCAAAATCACGAACCACCGTCGCCAGACACTCCTCGAGAACGACGGCTGGAGCTACATCATGCAGGACGCCGAGGACGAGGTAGGCTGGAGCAACACCCGCGTCGCCTACTACTGGAACGACATCGACGAAACCGGAGAGAAGGAGCTGACGGACTTCGAGGAGTTGTTCAGTGACCGCATCGAAGCGATCTCACGCATTATCTGCGAGAAGTTACGGAAAGGCGAGTGGGACCGAGCGTACATCCTCTCGGACCACGGCTTCGTCTCGCTTCCCAAGCACGTCGACATCGACGACCTCCATCCGCCGGATAACGCCGAACAGGTGACCCGACGGTGGGTTGCCGGAACAGGTCTCGATGACGACGCACCAGGCGTGTTGCTCGACGAGGATACCCACCTGGGCTACCTCGACGATGATGCGAGGGTCAGTATCCTCGCCGATCCAATCCAGCGGTTCCGGAACCAGGGACTCCCGGATGCCCGGTTCTACCACGGTGGCATTCTCCCGCAGGAGTTCGTGCTGAACTTCGTCACCATCACGCAGGAATAA